The sequence GTGGATGGCATCGACTGCGCAGAGTTTTTGGATAAAACCAACATTGTGATTAACGCTACTCATTTAGGTGATAATCGCACCTTAGCCTTGCCTGTGGCTCAAACCATTTACTTTGAAATGGGCTTAGAGGCGCGTCAAGCCTCAGGGATTAGCGAAACAATGATTCGCTGCTCAATTGGTATTGAAGATACTGAAGACTTGCTCAGCGACTTTGAGCAAGCATTAGCGAGTTCCTAGTAAAGAAAGTATGACCCGTCCTAAGATAGGTTGACGATTTTTAGGCCAGCTCCAGTAGCTGGCCTTTTCTATTGTGCACCTGATTGGGCGTTTTCATATTTAAACTCAGATGCGGCCTCATAGCGTTGTATATCGCTATCGATTCTTTTACAAGTATCTTCATTTCTTTAAGCGTTTTACATCGGTACAGTAAAAACTCCTGCTTCAGTATTCCGTTTATCCTTTCCGCCAACGCATTTTGGTAGCAATCATAACCGTCTGTCATCGAGGGTCGAATTTGGTT comes from Agarivorans sp. Alg241-V36 and encodes:
- a CDS encoding integrase core domain-containing protein codes for the protein NQIRPSMTDGYDCYQNALAERINGILKQEFLLYRCKTLKEMKILVKESIAIYNAMRPHLSLNMKTPNQVHNRKGQLLELA